The Helicobacter cetorum MIT 00-7128 region TTTTTTGGGGATAGCGCGTTGTATTGTTATGGGCTAGGGCTTTGTGCGTTTTTCTCTCATTTAAAACCCTCTTTAAAAACACCTCAAGAATTTGTAGGTAGTAGTGGGTTTGAAGTAGGGGGTCATTTGCATATGGGAGTGTTGGTTCAAGGGGTGTTGGTGCGTCCTAATGAATGGCTTAGTCAAACTTGGATTGATGATAACATTATTGCCCCACTTATCCTTGCTAAGTCTATTCTCTCAAACAATAAGGAAAATTAATGTTAAAAATCAATCAAAAAAATGTGCATGTGTTTGAAATTGAAAGCCAATCATCTCAAAAAATTATAGAATTTTTAGAAAAGAATCAAGAGTTATTGCATTCTTTTTTAATTATTTTTAAACAAGAAATAGAACCTTTAGTAAAAGCAAAGCTTAAAGAGTATGATTTATTATTTTTAGAGACTACACGCTCTTTAAGAGGGCGCAATGTGCTTTCTCAAAAAACCGAACAAAATTGCATAGAAAACAAGAATTCCTTATCCCAATCATCTCATAAAACCATTGTTTATAAACGCAATATTAGAAGTGGCGAGGAAATCAATAGTGCTGAAAACTTAGTTTTTTTGGGCAATGTGAATAATGGGGCTAAAATTATCTCAGAAGGTTGCATTTCTATCTATGGGACTTGTGAGGGGGCAATTATTTGTTTTGGGGAATGCTTAGTGCTTAGAGAGGTTCATACATCTCAGATTGTTTTTCAAGGTGCAATTTTACTAGAAAAAGATATAGAACGCCTTCAAGGAAGCAAAAAACTTAAAGTGATTACAAAAAATGGCGATTTACTAGACATAAAGGAATTAACATGAGACAAATAACTATTGAAAAATCCGTTGAATTAGTAGGAATTGGCTTACACAAGGGTGTTCCTGTAAAGCTCGTTTTAGAACCGCTTAGTCAAAATCAAGGCATTGTGTTTTATCGCAAGGATTTAGGGGTTAAAATCCCTTTAAAGCCTGAAAACATCATTGATACTAAAATGGCAACCGTTTTAGGCAAAGATGAGGCTAGGATTTCAACTATTGAGCATTTGCTTTCAGCAGTTCATGCCTATGGTATTGATAATTTGGAAATTTCTGTAGATAATGAAGAAATTCCTATCATGGATGGGAGCGCTTTGACTTATTGCATGCTTTTAGATGAGGCAGGATTGCAAGAATTAGATGCACCTAAGAAAGTGATGAAAATTAAGCGTGCAGTTGAGGTTAAAGAGGGCGATAAATTTGCTAAGGTAGAGCCAGATGAGCAATTTTCTTTAGATTTTACTATTAATTTTGAACACCCCATTATTGCTGAGCAAGCGTATCATTTTAATTTTAGCAAACAGGCCTATAAAGATGAAATCGCAAAAGCTCGCACTTTTGGATTTTTACAAGAAGTGAATTATTTACGCTCTATTGGTTTAGCTAAGGGTGGGAGTTTGAATAATTGCATTGTGCTAGATGAGAATAGCATTTTGAATAAAGAGGGCTTAAGGTGCGAAAAGGAATTCGTGCGCCATAAAATTTTAGATGCTATAGGAGATTTAACAGCGTTGGGAATGCCTATGATAGGGAAATACACTTCCTTTTCAGGGAGTCATAAACTTAACTCAATGTTGGTTAAAGCCATACTAGCTGATGCAAAAAATTATGAAGTGTTAGAAAACACAGAACTAGCCAAAGAAGTAGTCTTGCAAAAAGCTTTTGCTTAAAATTAAGGTCTAATTTTTGAATGTAGATTTGGTGCTAGTATCTTTAGGGCAAGAGGTGCTACTTGGAGTATATCAAGAAAATTGTTTGCGCACTTCTTATATTTCAAAATTAAAAACAAGCGAGGGGTTAGTAGAGGTATTTTCTCAAGCGTTTGAGGATTTTTCAAACTCTCAAAAATATCCGCAAACTCCAATTATTGATGGGATATATTATGCTAAGGGACCAGGGAGTTTTACTAGCTTAAAACTCACGCATATTTTTTTACATACCTTAGCTTTAATTCATGGCTTTGAATTGTATTCAACGACAGGCTTTTATTTTAATGATAACACGCCTATTTTGGCATATGCTAATAAGTATTTTGAGCCCCATTCCAATAAAGAGGATTTTAAAGGCTTAACTAGCGTAGCCAGTTTAAAAGAGATGCCAAAAGATTTTACTTTACCTAGCAAGCTAGAAAAAGAAAATTTTTCTCAATTCAATGCACCATTTTACATTTTACCCCCCATTTAGTGTATAATACCAACTAAAAGTAAAACAGCCATAGCATAGGGGTTTTGAATTTTGGTGGTAAGTGTCCCTGCAACAAGTGCAAATTTAGGCCCCGGATTTGATTGTTTGGGTTTGAGCTTGAATTTGCGTAATCGTTTTTTTATTGAATCTAACGCTTTTCATGCGGTGAAACTCATTGGCGAGGGCGAGGGTATTGCGAAGTTTTTAACGGACAATATCTTCACTAAAGTGTTTTATAAAACCTTAAAAGCACACGGCATGGAAAGTTCTTTTAAATTCTTATTGCACAATAAGATTCCTATTACACGAGGTATGGGGTCAAGCTCAGCCATGATTGTTGGGGCTATTACAGCGGCTTTTTCGTTGCTTGGGCGCACGCTAGATAAAGAGAGTATTTTAAATACAGCCTTAGTCTATGAGCCTCACCCTGATAATATTACGCCTGCAGTTTATGGGGGCTTTAATGTGGCTTTGGTAGAAAAACACAAAGTTTCTAGCCTTAAAGTCAAATTGCCTTCTTATTTAAAGGCGGTTATGGTGATTCCAAATAGAGCTACTTCTACTAAGCAGTCTCGCCAAGTTTTACCCAAGCGCTATAGCGCACAAGAAAGTGTTTTTAACCTTTCGCATGCAAGCTTGATGACTATGGCAATTACGCAAGGCAAATGGGAAATGCTACGCTTATGCTCTAAGGATAGAATGCACCAAAATAGGCGCATGCAAGCTTATCCGGTCTTATTTGTGATTCAAAAGCTTGCTTTAGAAAACAATGCTTTAATGAGCACACTCTCAGGAAGTGGCTCATCGTTTTTTAACATGTGTTATGAAGAAGATGCCCCAAAGTTAAAGCAAGTTTTAAGCAAGAAATTCCCTAAATTTAGGGTAGCGGTTTTAGACTTTGATAATGAGGGAGTTGTCATTGAGAAAGAATGAGATTAAAATACGCATGTGTGTGGCATGCAGAATCCGTCAATCTCAAGATGATTTGTTGCGTTTGAAAAGTTTTGAGGGGGCTTTGATAGATTTTGATGGTAAAGGGCGTAGTTTTTATGTGTGTAAGGATTGTTTAAAAGGCGGAGAAAAAAAGTTGCTTAAGGCAATTTTAAGGGTAAAGAATGCCCCTAAAAACCCTGAAAAAATTATTACTTGGATTAAGGAGAAAAGCATAGTATGAGTGGTATGGTTGATTTAAAAGAATTTGTAACAGAGCTTGGCAAAACACAAAAAGAGCTTAAAAATGTAATAGAGCAAGCCAAAGATATTGGTTTGGAGTTGAAAACAAATTCCAAAATTACCCTAGAGCAAGCAGATAAATTGTATAAATATATTGTTGATGGGATTAAAGAGCAAGTGCAATCTAATAAGCCTGCATCTACTAAGGTCTCTCAAAAAGAAACAATGCATGAGACACAAGAAAGTATAGGAAGTTCAGAGAACACACAAAAGACATCAAAGAGTGCCAAAACTAAAGACAATCAAGGGTCTAAAAAATCTCTTGCAGAATCCAAGCTTGAAAAAAGTCAAAACAGCCAAACTAACAAGCAAGAACCCCCTAAAGAGCACATTGAGAAAAAGACTAAAACGCCCACTCAAGCTATCCCTAAAAAAAGACAAATAGAAATTATTAGCACCCATGACAATGAGCCTAGTATAGTAGAAAAAGCACCCAAAAAAGAGATGACTCCAAAGGTTACTGAGGCTGAGCGTCAAAAGGCTGAGCAAAAACTCCAAGAAATTAAAAAAGCTAGAGAGGCTTTAAATAAACTTGCTCAAAGTCCCAATACTAGAAGAGAGGCTATAGAAAACAGCACACAAAAGAGCGAGCAAGAGCGCCTAGAGACCAAGCGCCATGAAACGCAAAAAAGACGCATGGGTATTAGGATTGTTAGGCGTAATGATGAGCCAGAAGTTTCTGTTGCAGAAAATAAAAAGCCCACTCAAAGTGCGGCAGCTATTTTTGAAGATTTCAAAAAAGAATGGCAAGAAAAAGACAAACAAGAAGTTAAAAAACCCAAGAAAGCCACTAAGACTAAACAAGCCCAAGCATCAAAAAATAAATCTCATAAAATTGATTTTAGCGATGCGAGAGATTTTAAGGGCAATGATATTTATGATGAAGAGAGCGATGAAATTTTATTGTTTGATTTGCATGAACAAGATAACTTAAATAGGGAAGAGGAAGAAAAGGAAGTCCGCCAAAATATCAATGATAGGGTGCGAGTCCAAAGAAAGAACCCTTGGATGAGCGAGGGCGGAATCAAGCGTCATTCTAAGAAAAAGCGGGTGTTTCGTAACGACAACAGCCAAAAAATAGTCCAAAGCACCATTAGCATTCCTGAAGAAGTGCGTGTCTATGAATTTGCTGAAAAGGCGAATTTGAATTTAGCTGATGTGATTAAAACGCTCTTTAATTTAGGGCTTATGGTTACTAAAAACGACTTTTTGGATAAGGATAGTATAGAAATTTTAGCCGAAGAATTTCATTTAGAAATTTCCATTCAAAACACCTTAGAAGAATTTGAAGTAGAAGAAGTGCTAGAAGGAGTCAAAAAAGAGCGTCCACCTGTAGTTACGATTATGGGGCATGTAGACCATGGTAAAACTTCATTACTAGATAAAATCCGTGATAAGAGAGTAGCTCACACGGAAGCTGGGGGGATTACTCAGCATATCGGAGCTTATATGGTAGAAAAGAATGGCAAGTGGGTGTCTTTCATTGATACACCAGGTCATGAAGCCTTTAGCCAAATGCGAAATCGTGGGGCTCAAGTTACTGATATTGCAGTAATTGTGATTGCGGCTGATGATGGCGTGAAACAACAAACTATTGAAGCCCTAGAACATGCAAAGGCTGCAAATGTGCCTGTGATTTTTGCGATGAATAAAATGGATAAGGAAAATATCAACCCTGATAAACTCAAAGCGGAGTGTGCCGAACTTGGCTATAACCCTGTGGATTGGGGCGGAGAGTATGAATTTATTTCTGTTTCAGCAAAAACAGGCGATGGTATTGATAACTTATTAGAAACGATTCTTATTCAAGCAGATATTATGGAATTACAAGCCATAGAAGAAGCAAGTGCGAGAGCGATTGTTTTAGAAGGAAGTGTAGAAAAGGGTCGTGGGGCGGTAGCTACGGTGATTGTTCAAAATGGGACTTTAAATGTAGGGGATAGTTTTTATGCAGAAACTGCATTTGGTAAAGTAAGAACGATGACTGATGACCAAGGCAAGAGTATTCAAAGTTTAAAACCTTCTATGGTGGCTCTCATTACAGGCTTGAGTGAAGTTCCTCCAGCTGGTTCAGTCTTAATAGGGGTAGAAAATGACTCTATCGCACGCTTACAAGCCCAAAAGAGAGCGACTTATTTACGCCAAAAAGCTTTGAGTAAAAGCACTAAAGTGTCTTTTGATGAGCTTTCAGAAATGGTGGCTAATAAGGAATTAAAAAATATTCCTGTAATCATTAAGGCTGATACGCAAGGAAGCCTAGAAGCGATTAAAAACAGCTTGTTAGAACTCAATAACGAAGAAGTGGCCATTCAAGTGATTCACTCAGGTGTAGGGGGCATTACAGAAAATGATTTGAGTCTTGTAGCAAGCAGTGAACATGCGGTGATTCTAGGCTTTAATATCCGCCCAACCGGTAATGTGAAAAACAAAGCCAAAGAATGGAATGTGAGTATTAAGACTTACACGGTGATTTATGCCTTGATTGAAGAAATGCGTTCGCTGTTGCTAGGCTTGATGAGTCCTATTATTGAAGAAGAGCATACCGGACAGGCTGAAGTGAGAGAGACCTTTAATATCCCAAAAGTTGGCACCATAGCAGGGTGCATGGTGAGTGATGGCGTGATTACTCGTGGCATTAAGGTGCGTTTGATTAGAGATGGTGTGGTGGTTCATACCGGCGAAATTCTCTCTTTAAAACGCTTTAAAGACGATGTTAAGGAAGTTTCTAAGGGCTATGAGTGTGGGATTATGCTAGAAAATTATAATGAGATTAAAGTGGGCGATGTGTTTGAAACCTACAAAGAAATCCACAAGAAAAGAACCCTTTAATGAATGTCCATAAAGAACGCTTAGAATCTAATCTTTTAGAATTATTGCAAGAAGCCCTATCAAGCTTGAATGATAGCGAGCTAAACTCTTTGAGTGTTACTAAAGTAGAATGCTCTAGGGGTAAGCACCATGCCCATGTGTTTGTGCTTTCACAAGATTGTAAAATCCTTTCAAAATTAAAAAAGGCTGAAAGCTTAATTAGGCAGTTCGTTTTGCAAGCAAGTGGGTGGTTTAAATGCCCAAAGCTTAGTTTTGCCCTAGATAATAGCCTAGAAGAGCAACTCCGCCTAGACGCACTATTTAATCAAATCGCTAAAGGGAAAAATGATGACTAAAATGGTAGAAGAAAAAATAGGGGGTGTCATTGAAAGCTTGGGCTACTTGCTCTATGATGTGAGCTTGGTTAAAGAAAATGAGCAAAATATTTTGAGAGTGAGCCTTAAAAATCCTAATGGGGCGATTAGCTTAGATATATGCCAAGAAGTGAGTGAAATTATTTCGCCCTTATTAGATGTGTGTGATTTTCTTAAAGACGCTTATATTTTAGAAGTGAGTTCTATGGGTTTAGAAAGAGTGCTTAAAACCCCCAAACACTTCAAACTCTCTTTAGGCGAAAAAGTAGAGGTAAAACTCATCAATAAAGAGAGTTTTCAAGCCATAATTAAAAACGCTAATGAAACAAGCATAGATTTTGAACTAGATGACAACACCATAAAAAGCGTAAACTACAAAGATTTAAAAAAGGTTAAAACGCTGTTTGAGTGGTAAGATTAGATTTGTTTTTTGGATTTCAAATGGTTTTATTAGAATATTAGAAAATTTATTACGCTGACAAGGAGGGGCTTTTTGAAAGTGGTTTTTAAGCCTAAACACTAAAGATATTTGGGATTTCTATCTAAATTGTTTTTAAAATTCTCAAACTAAGTTTTTTAAAATTTTTGAAATTATTATTCAAAAAATCTTTGAAACCAAAATGCAAAAAAATTTCTCAAGTTAGAAATCAAAAATAGCTTGTGCTGTAATTAACTTTTGGGGTGTAAAATGGTGGACATTTTGACACCAATTGATACAATAAACGAAAGGAATAAAAATGGAAGTCATTCTTAAAAATTTGTCTTCTCTCTCTCTCTCTCTCTCTTAAAAAGTTAAAAATTTACTTTTCAAAATTTTTTATTTTTCTTTCAAATAATGCGACAAAGCACATTCCAATAAAATTCAGCAATTTTATTTTGTTCAAACTAACAAAGGGGGGTAACCTAAAATGAAGTAGGAAATGTTGGTAATGGGTTGCTAGTTTGAGTCATGTTATGTTATCACAATAAAAATATTTTTTAAAGGATATAAAATGGATTATGTTTCTAAAAAAGGCGCATTGAATCATAAGCATGGATTAGTTATTTGTGGAATTCAAATGGGTGGCGATGAAAGTCATGCAAAGAATGATATACCAGATAGCAAGAAATACTTTTCAGCAATTACCCATATGTATCAAAGGACAATTATTAAACGCTTTGAGTTATGGGAACACCCTCTAGAGACTGAGGAATCTAAAATGGGCGGTTTTGAAAAAAGTATCATAGGGATAGAATGGATTGATGGCCATTGCCCAAAAACTTCAGGAACAATAGAGGAGCTTTCTAAGCATTCAGAGCGTATTTTAAAATTGCTAAAAGATTTAGAGCCACGACTATTATTTTTACATGGGAAGTATATGTTGGAGGTTTTAAATAGTGTAAACATGAAATCTAGCGTGGAGAAAATTTTAGGTAAAGCCTTAAATGAACCAAGCTGTATAGAAAGAGTGTGTGATAGCAAGGGAAGTGTAGGGGAAGTGAGTTTTCAAAATTTTGAGAATTGCCAAGTTATTCAATTCCCACACCCAAGACGAGCTATCACAGATGATTTTGTTAAAAGCTTTAAGGTTGAAATCAAGCCTTTGATTGATGAATACAAAGAATACAGAAAGTTTAAAGGAGTTTAAATGTCATATAAAAGTTTTTTATTAAGTGTTGGGGTGAGTGTTATTTTAGTAGGTTGTGGGAGTTTGGAAAGTATTGTCAATCCTGAGCTTGCTATGAGAAAGGCTGCAAAACAGACTATACTCTCGCTAGAAAATTCTGCAAAACAGCTTTACAGTAAGCAAAAAGAAATGAACGATAAGCAAAGTGAAGAGATTATTAAAAGTCTATCTCAAAATCTCACACCATTATTTAAGCCTAGAAATGAACAAGAGTTTAAAACGCACAATGATGATTTAAATACTCTTTTGTGGTATAGCAGATGTGAGGTGTATTATGGAAATAGACCTATAAGCGGACTAGGTTATCTTGCAAGGTTCAATCTTGATGCTTATAATGAATTCATGAAAAAATTATTTCAATCTTCCAATACTCAGATTATGGATGTGGAAAGTGAATTGAATCAGGCACCTTTTAAATCCCTTAGCGAAACAAAAAAGGAGAGTCTAGCAAAGGGATTGACACTTAGGCAGATGGGGTTGACTGGGGATACAAAAAAACGCCTTGATAAAGAGATAGACACAAAAATCAATCAACGCATGGAAGAGGATAAGAATAACAATCAAGAGATGCAAACAACTTGTAGGGCATTTTATAAAACAACCAATCTTATCCTTAAGCCACTTTTAGCTCAGAGAATTTTAGAGATTGATAAAATACAAGAATATCAGTCTAACAAACCTTTGCGAGAGAAAAAATACCAAGAAGCCAAGCGTTTCATAGAGACCACGCCTTTTGCCGAACCTAGTGATAAAAAGCTCCTTGAATATCGTGCTGCTTTTAAGGCTAGTGGCAGTGATTTTGATGATTCTTTGAGTAAGAAACAGCAAGAAATTAAACGGGCTAAGGAGAATACGAACTAAGATGCAGAACTTGCCAAAGAGCAAGCTCAAAGAGCTAAAGAAAAGGCAGCACTTGAAGTCAAATTAACGGCAGAGGGCAGGCGTTATGGGCGTTTGAGAAAAGATAAGCTAATTTTTCAATATGAGATTATTGATAACGATACAACAATATTGCATATTGTAAATAGAGATAACAATCCTATTGCCATTAAGGAATTTACTATCAATAATGGTAATGGCACTTGCCCAATGGAATTTGGCGAGGAAATGGCTGAACAAGCTTGGGGGATTAATACAAGTGGAAACTTTGTGCGTTTAGAAGTGGGACAAGAAACAAAACGGAAAGTAGAATGTGGTAAGCGTAATATTATCATAATCAAAATCGTTACTTATGGTAGGGGAACTCTAACTTATAGAGCTGATGAATTAAAACCGATAAATTAGAGTTATCACTATTCAAGTAAAAATCAAAATTATTGATGACCTGAATAGGGGGAGGGGGAGCTTTGATTGACTTAAATAAAAATACGACAAATAACTTTTTATATTTTTATCAACAAGAGTTAAAAGACCAAGATTATTGCAAAGTATTTTCTGAAATTAAGAACTATCAAAAATTT contains the following coding sequences:
- the rimP gene encoding ribosome maturation factor RimP; translated protein: MTKMVEEKIGGVIESLGYLLYDVSLVKENEQNILRVSLKNPNGAISLDICQEVSEIISPLLDVCDFLKDAYILEVSSMGLERVLKTPKHFKLSLGEKVEVKLINKESFQAIIKNANETSIDFELDDNTIKSVNYKDLKKVKTLFEW
- the infB gene encoding translation initiation factor IF-2, which produces MSGMVDLKEFVTELGKTQKELKNVIEQAKDIGLELKTNSKITLEQADKLYKYIVDGIKEQVQSNKPASTKVSQKETMHETQESIGSSENTQKTSKSAKTKDNQGSKKSLAESKLEKSQNSQTNKQEPPKEHIEKKTKTPTQAIPKKRQIEIISTHDNEPSIVEKAPKKEMTPKVTEAERQKAEQKLQEIKKAREALNKLAQSPNTRREAIENSTQKSEQERLETKRHETQKRRMGIRIVRRNDEPEVSVAENKKPTQSAAAIFEDFKKEWQEKDKQEVKKPKKATKTKQAQASKNKSHKIDFSDARDFKGNDIYDEESDEILLFDLHEQDNLNREEEEKEVRQNINDRVRVQRKNPWMSEGGIKRHSKKKRVFRNDNSQKIVQSTISIPEEVRVYEFAEKANLNLADVIKTLFNLGLMVTKNDFLDKDSIEILAEEFHLEISIQNTLEEFEVEEVLEGVKKERPPVVTIMGHVDHGKTSLLDKIRDKRVAHTEAGGITQHIGAYMVEKNGKWVSFIDTPGHEAFSQMRNRGAQVTDIAVIVIAADDGVKQQTIEALEHAKAANVPVIFAMNKMDKENINPDKLKAECAELGYNPVDWGGEYEFISVSAKTGDGIDNLLETILIQADIMELQAIEEASARAIVLEGSVEKGRGAVATVIVQNGTLNVGDSFYAETAFGKVRTMTDDQGKSIQSLKPSMVALITGLSEVPPAGSVLIGVENDSIARLQAQKRATYLRQKALSKSTKVSFDELSEMVANKELKNIPVIIKADTQGSLEAIKNSLLELNNEEVAIQVIHSGVGGITENDLSLVASSEHAVILGFNIRPTGNVKNKAKEWNVSIKTYTVIYALIEEMRSLLLGLMSPIIEEEHTGQAEVRETFNIPKVGTIAGCMVSDGVITRGIKVRLIRDGVVVHTGEILSLKRFKDDVKEVSKGYECGIMLENYNEIKVGDVFETYKEIHKKRTL
- the thrB gene encoding homoserine kinase; translated protein: MVVSVPATSANLGPGFDCLGLSLNLRNRFFIESNAFHAVKLIGEGEGIAKFLTDNIFTKVFYKTLKAHGMESSFKFLLHNKIPITRGMGSSSAMIVGAITAAFSLLGRTLDKESILNTALVYEPHPDNITPAVYGGFNVALVEKHKVSSLKVKLPSYLKAVMVIPNRATSTKQSRQVLPKRYSAQESVFNLSHASLMTMAITQGKWEMLRLCSKDRMHQNRRMQAYPVLFVIQKLALENNALMSTLSGSGSSFFNMCYEEDAPKLKQVLSKKFPKFRVAVLDFDNEGVVIEKE
- a CDS encoding DUF448 domain-containing protein produces the protein MRKNEIKIRMCVACRIRQSQDDLLRLKSFEGALIDFDGKGRSFYVCKDCLKGGEKKLLKAILRVKNAPKNPEKIITWIKEKSIV
- the lpxC gene encoding UDP-3-O-acyl-N-acetylglucosamine deacetylase: MRQITIEKSVELVGIGLHKGVPVKLVLEPLSQNQGIVFYRKDLGVKIPLKPENIIDTKMATVLGKDEARISTIEHLLSAVHAYGIDNLEISVDNEEIPIMDGSALTYCMLLDEAGLQELDAPKKVMKIKRAVEVKEGDKFAKVEPDEQFSLDFTINFEHPIIAEQAYHFNFSKQAYKDEIAKARTFGFLQEVNYLRSIGLAKGGSLNNCIVLDENSILNKEGLRCEKEFVRHKILDAIGDLTALGMPMIGKYTSFSGSHKLNSMLVKAILADAKNYEVLENTELAKEVVLQKAFA
- the rbfA gene encoding 30S ribosome-binding factor RbfA, translating into MNVHKERLESNLLELLQEALSSLNDSELNSLSVTKVECSRGKHHAHVFVLSQDCKILSKLKKAESLIRQFVLQASGWFKCPKLSFALDNSLEEQLRLDALFNQIAKGKNDD